The following proteins come from a genomic window of Acetivibrio cellulolyticus CD2:
- the prmC gene encoding peptide chain release factor N(5)-glutamine methyltransferase, whose translation MKVKINGNVLERKKKVILKQAFTEGSKMLKLSNIEAPVVTAGAILCHVLGCDKAYLYSHDDYILNNSQFNSFLEAIKRRINGEPLQYITGSQEFMSLDFIVSPDVLIPRQDTEILVESVIQFASGKGNIDILDVGTGSGCIAISLAYFIKNSRVTAVDISKGALEMARKNAQKCGVEDRITFIESNLFDNVTSGDFDIIVSNPPYIPVQDIETLEKQVKDFEPRSALDGGCDGLDFYRRITKDSIRYLKPNGLLAFEVGYDQSQEVLKIMKDSFDNLKIERDLAGIERVVMGIRSK comes from the coding sequence ATGAAGGTGAAGATAAATGGTAATGTTTTGGAAAGGAAGAAGAAAGTGATTTTAAAGCAAGCTTTTACAGAAGGCAGTAAGATGCTAAAGTTATCAAATATAGAGGCCCCGGTAGTTACAGCCGGGGCAATATTATGCCATGTTTTAGGCTGCGATAAGGCCTATCTTTATTCCCACGATGACTATATATTGAATAACTCCCAGTTTAATAGTTTTTTAGAGGCAATAAAAAGGAGAATTAATGGTGAGCCGCTTCAATATATAACAGGCTCTCAAGAGTTTATGTCTTTGGATTTTATAGTATCGCCGGATGTATTGATACCCAGACAGGATACTGAAATCTTGGTCGAATCGGTAATTCAATTTGCCAGTGGAAAAGGGAATATTGATATATTAGATGTTGGAACCGGTTCAGGCTGCATTGCAATAAGTTTGGCTTACTTTATTAAAAACAGCAGAGTTACAGCTGTAGATATTTCTAAAGGGGCACTTGAGATGGCGCGAAAAAATGCTCAGAAATGTGGCGTGGAGGATAGAATAACGTTTATAGAGAGCAATTTGTTTGATAATGTTACATCAGGTGATTTTGATATAATTGTTTCAAATCCTCCCTATATACCGGTACAAGATATTGAGACTCTTGAAAAGCAGGTTAAGGATTTTGAGCCTAGATCTGCTTTAGATGGAGGTTGCGATGGCCTTGATTTTTATAGGAGAATCACAAAAGATTCAATCCGTTATTTAAAGCCAAATGGACTTCTTGCATTTGAGGTAGGATATGACCAGTCTCAAGAAGTCTTGAAAATAATGAAAGACAGCTTTGACAATCTTAAAATAGAAAGAGATCTTGCCGGGATTGAGCGTGTAGTTATGGGGATTCGTTCCAAATAG